In Kitasatospora sp. NBC_00240, the following are encoded in one genomic region:
- a CDS encoding GNAT family N-acetyltransferase: protein MIRTAAITDVPVIHAMIRELADYEKALPEAQATEEQLREALFGANPALFGLIAEDDSTGEPVGFALWFLNFSTWRGTHGIYLEDLYVSPAARGGGHGKALLLELARIAVERGYSRVEWSVLDWNEPSINFYKSLGAVPMDGWTVYRLTDEALAAAGRR, encoded by the coding sequence ATGATCCGTACCGCCGCCATAACCGATGTCCCGGTCATCCACGCCATGATCCGCGAGCTCGCGGACTACGAGAAGGCCCTGCCCGAGGCGCAGGCGACCGAGGAGCAGCTGCGTGAGGCGCTGTTCGGCGCGAACCCGGCACTGTTCGGCCTGATCGCCGAGGACGACAGCACCGGTGAGCCGGTCGGCTTCGCCCTGTGGTTCCTCAACTTCTCCACCTGGCGCGGCACCCACGGCATCTACCTGGAGGACCTGTACGTCAGCCCGGCGGCCCGGGGCGGCGGGCACGGCAAGGCCCTGCTGCTGGAGCTGGCCCGGATCGCGGTGGAGCGCGGCTACTCGCGGGTGGAGTGGTCGGTGCTCGACTGGAACGAGCCGTCGATCAACTTCTACAAGTCGCTCGGAGCGGTGCCGATGGACGGCTGGACCGTCTACCGGCTGACCGACGAGGCCCTGGCGGCGGCCGGCCGCCGCTGA
- a CDS encoding RNA polymerase sigma factor SigF, which produces MSDLDRTGTDRRTAGSAETAAGAEAGALATAGRALPPQASVPGLATHDDAHPKDAHRMSQPTEPTSDPSTPPPSTEPAAEPSAETAAALPAEDTTDVTDADPAEATGTAVRAAVPAQPTPHRSGAPDREAARALFVRLSALPEGSAERVELRNQLVRMHIPLVEHLARRFRNRGEPLDDLTQVATIGLIKSVDRFDHERGVEFSTYATPTIVGEIKRHFRDKGWAVRVPRRLQELRLSLTTATSELSQRHGRSPTVHELAEHLGISEEDVLEGLESANAYSTLSLDVPDSDDESPAVADTLGTTDEALEGVEYRESLKPLLAQLPPREQKILVLRFFRNMTQSQIATEVGISQMHVSRLLARTLAQLREKLLVEE; this is translated from the coding sequence GTGAGTGATCTGGACCGTACGGGTACCGACCGGCGAACGGCCGGCTCCGCCGAAACGGCTGCCGGCGCGGAGGCCGGCGCCCTCGCGACGGCCGGACGGGCCCTACCGCCCCAGGCGAGCGTTCCCGGCCTCGCCACCCACGACGACGCGCACCCGAAGGACGCCCACCGGATGAGCCAGCCGACCGAGCCGACGTCCGATCCGTCGACGCCGCCGCCGTCGACCGAGCCCGCGGCCGAGCCGTCGGCCGAAACGGCGGCCGCGCTGCCGGCCGAGGACACCACGGACGTCACCGACGCCGACCCGGCCGAGGCGACCGGCACCGCGGTGCGTGCCGCCGTGCCGGCGCAGCCGACCCCGCACCGGTCCGGCGCCCCGGACCGGGAGGCCGCCCGGGCGCTGTTCGTACGGCTGTCCGCACTGCCCGAGGGCTCCGCCGAGCGGGTGGAGCTGCGCAACCAGCTGGTCCGGATGCACATCCCGCTGGTGGAGCACCTGGCCCGGCGCTTCCGCAACCGCGGCGAGCCGCTGGACGACCTCACCCAGGTCGCCACCATCGGCCTGATCAAGTCGGTGGACCGCTTCGACCACGAGCGCGGCGTGGAGTTCTCCACCTACGCGACGCCGACCATCGTGGGCGAGATCAAGCGGCACTTCCGCGACAAGGGCTGGGCCGTCCGGGTCCCGCGCCGGCTCCAGGAGCTGCGGCTGTCGCTGACCACGGCGACCAGCGAGCTCTCGCAGCGGCACGGGCGCTCCCCCACGGTGCACGAGCTGGCGGAGCACCTCGGGATCTCCGAGGAGGACGTGCTGGAGGGCCTGGAGTCCGCCAACGCGTACAGCACGCTCTCGCTGGACGTCCCGGACAGCGACGACGAGTCGCCGGCCGTGGCGGACACCCTGGGGACGACCGACGAGGCGCTGGAGGGCGTCGAGTACCGGGAGTCGCTCAAGCCGCTGCTCGCCCAACTCCCGCCCCGCGAACAGAAGATCCTCGTCCTGAGGTTCTTCCGGAACATGACCCAGTCGCAGATCGCCACCGAGGTCGGCATCTCCCAGATGCACGTGTCCCGGCTGCTCGCCCGGACCTTGGCACAGCTGCGGGAGAAGCTCCTCGTGGAGGAGTAG
- a CDS encoding nuclear transport factor 2 family protein gives MGTTAAPTAFDTTALREGIEHRDADTLLALYADDAELRMVDHKTQPSHPLVMHGRSEISAMLADVYGREMTHKLEQVVVQGDHLAFMESCLYPDGVRVLCTSVADLRDGRIVDQTSIQAWDEQE, from the coding sequence ATGGGCACCACGGCGGCACCGACCGCCTTCGACACCACAGCGCTTCGCGAGGGCATCGAGCACCGGGACGCGGACACGTTGCTCGCGCTGTACGCGGACGACGCCGAGCTTCGGATGGTCGACCACAAGACCCAGCCGAGCCACCCCCTGGTCATGCACGGCCGGTCGGAGATCAGCGCCATGCTGGCCGACGTCTACGGCCGGGAGATGACCCACAAACTGGAGCAGGTCGTGGTCCAGGGCGACCACCTGGCCTTCATGGAGTCCTGCCTGTACCCGGACGGGGTCAGGGTGCTCTGCACCTCGGTCGCCGACCTCCGGGACGGCCGGATCGTCGACCAGACGTCCATCCAGGCCTGGGACGAGCAGGAGTGA
- a CDS encoding anti-sigma regulatory factor codes for MSQIDGEPGVKDFVEVRLPAAGAYLSVLRTATAGLAARLDFTLDEIEDLRIAVDEACAILLQQAVPGSVLSCEFRLVGDSLRVTVSAPTTDGRAPERDTFAWTVLSALAGEVDSSVGDDKTVSISLHKKRGGSPAQP; via the coding sequence GTGTCCCAGATCGACGGCGAGCCCGGAGTGAAGGACTTCGTGGAAGTCCGGCTGCCCGCGGCGGGGGCCTACCTCTCGGTGCTGCGAACAGCAACGGCGGGCCTCGCGGCCCGGCTGGACTTCACCCTGGACGAGATCGAGGATCTCCGGATCGCGGTGGACGAGGCCTGCGCCATCCTGCTCCAGCAGGCGGTGCCGGGTTCGGTCCTGTCCTGCGAGTTCCGGCTGGTCGGCGACTCGCTCAGGGTCACGGTCTCGGCACCGACCACCGACGGCCGGGCCCCCGAGCGGGACACCTTCGCCTGGACGGTGCTCTCCGCGCTGGCCGGCGAGGTGGACTCCTCGGTCGGCGACGACAAGACGGTGTCGATCAGCCTGCACAAGAAGCGCGGTGGATCCCCGGCCCAGCCGTAG
- a CDS encoding PAS domain-containing sensor histidine kinase, protein MPSLNELVRRHTTLTGADVEWLHMLVSEWQLLSDLSFADLVLWIPTWDGIRYVSVAQMRPNTGPTSYQDDMVGHLVPRGRRPLLDAAFDEGRIVREGDPEWREEVPVRVESIPVRREGKVLGVIARNTNLLTVRTPSRLELTYLQSASDLAQMIAAGSFPYPGVEQTDMDAAPRVGDGLIRLDADGVVTYASPNALSAYHRLGLTTDLVGSHLGRSTAELAPPSRGAVHEALVKLASGWAPRQTEVEAQGGVVTLRAIPLKPKGVLTGSLVLARDVTELRRRDRELMTKDATIREIHHRVKNNLQTVAALLRLQSRRMDSESGRAALDEAVRRVGSIAIVHETLSQTLDEQVAFDEIADRVLAMVMELSQDGRVATRRSGSFGILSAEVATPLAMVLTELLQNALEHAFGGKDAGNLEVSALRGRAPATGMGWSDSWNGGAKPEEYLLITVQDDGRGMPEGFDPQQAGNLGLQIVRTLATGELGGTFDMVAAPDGGTKVVLEIPVR, encoded by the coding sequence GTGCCCTCGCTGAATGAACTCGTCCGCCGCCACACCACCCTGACCGGTGCCGATGTGGAGTGGCTCCACATGCTGGTCTCGGAGTGGCAGCTGCTCTCCGACCTCTCCTTCGCCGACCTGGTGCTCTGGATCCCCACCTGGGACGGCATCCGGTACGTCTCGGTGGCCCAGATGCGGCCCAACACCGGCCCGACCTCCTACCAGGACGACATGGTCGGGCACCTGGTGCCGCGCGGCCGGCGCCCGCTGCTGGACGCCGCCTTCGACGAGGGCCGGATCGTCCGCGAGGGGGACCCGGAGTGGCGCGAGGAAGTGCCGGTGCGGGTCGAGTCGATCCCCGTCCGGCGCGAGGGCAAGGTGCTGGGGGTGATCGCCCGCAACACCAACCTGCTGACCGTCCGCACGCCCAGCCGGCTGGAGCTCACCTACCTGCAGAGCGCCTCCGACCTGGCCCAGATGATCGCGGCCGGCTCGTTCCCCTACCCGGGCGTCGAGCAGACCGACATGGACGCGGCGCCCCGGGTCGGCGACGGCCTGATCAGGCTGGACGCGGACGGCGTCGTCACCTACGCCAGCCCCAACGCGCTCTCCGCGTACCACCGGCTCGGACTGACCACCGACCTGGTGGGCAGTCACCTGGGTCGCAGCACCGCCGAGCTGGCGCCGCCCTCGCGTGGAGCCGTGCACGAGGCGCTGGTGAAGCTGGCCAGCGGGTGGGCGCCCCGGCAGACCGAGGTGGAGGCACAGGGGGGAGTGGTCACCCTGCGGGCCATCCCGCTCAAGCCCAAGGGGGTGCTCACCGGCTCGCTGGTGCTGGCCCGGGACGTCACCGAGCTGCGCCGGCGCGACCGGGAGCTGATGACCAAGGACGCCACCATCCGGGAGATCCACCACCGGGTGAAGAACAACCTGCAGACGGTCGCGGCGCTGCTGCGGCTGCAGTCCCGCCGGATGGATTCGGAGTCCGGGCGGGCCGCGCTGGACGAGGCGGTGCGCCGGGTCGGTTCGATCGCGATCGTGCACGAGACGCTCTCGCAGACGCTGGACGAGCAGGTCGCCTTCGACGAGATCGCCGACCGGGTGCTGGCGATGGTCATGGAGCTGTCCCAGGACGGCCGGGTGGCGACCCGTCGCAGCGGCAGCTTCGGCATCCTGTCCGCCGAGGTCGCGACCCCGCTGGCGATGGTGCTGACCGAGCTGCTGCAGAACGCGCTGGAGCACGCCTTCGGCGGCAAGGATGCCGGGAACCTGGAGGTGAGCGCCCTGCGCGGGCGGGCGCCGGCCACCGGGATGGGCTGGTCGGACAGCTGGAACGGCGGGGCGAAGCCGGAGGAGTACCTGCTGATCACGGTGCAGGACGACGGCCGGGGGATGCCCGAGGGGTTCGATCCGCAGCAGGCGGGCAATCTGGGCCTGCAGATCGTCCGGACGCTGGCGACCGGCGAGCTGGGCGGCACCTTCGACATGGTGGCGGCGCCGGACGGCGGTACGAAGGTGGTGCTGGAGATCCCGGTCCGCTGA
- a CDS encoding WhiB family transcriptional regulator produces MDWRHRAVCREEDPELFFPIGNTGPALLQIEEAKAVCRRCPVMEQCLQWALETGQDAGVWGGMSEDERRAMKRRAARNRARTA; encoded by the coding sequence ATGGACTGGCGCCACCGCGCTGTCTGCCGCGAAGAGGACCCGGAGCTGTTCTTCCCGATCGGGAACACCGGTCCTGCTCTGCTGCAGATCGAGGAAGCCAAGGCCGTGTGCCGCCGCTGTCCCGTCATGGAGCAGTGCCTGCAGTGGGCTCTTGAGACCGGCCAGGACGCCGGCGTCTGGGGCGGTATGAGCGAGGACGAGCGTCGCGCGATGAAGCGCCGCGCAGCCCGCAACCGCGCCCGCACCGCCTGA
- a CDS encoding diacylglycerol kinase family protein — translation MRALLVVNPKATTTSARTRDVLTHALRSDLKLEVAHTQYRGHARDLARQAADDGAVDLVVALGGDGTVNEVVNGLLAHGPGERVPRLAVVPGGSTNVFARALGLPNHPVEATGVLLDALDQRRERPVGLGKAMTEGLPDRWFTFTAGLGFDAGVVGRVEEQRRAGRKSTHALYVGQALRHYVTEREHRRAGQVTLEIPGRAPTPGLVLTIVSNTSPWTFLGNRPVYPSPLASFDTDLDVFGITRMTAFGTARTVRQILRSHTPSKDDAQAAGPLGKHAVSYHDVRHFTLVSQEPAPFQVDGDHLGDRSRVSFTGVRRALRVIV, via the coding sequence ATGCGCGCTCTCCTGGTCGTGAATCCGAAGGCGACCACCACCAGTGCCCGCACCAGGGATGTCCTCACCCATGCGCTGCGCAGCGACCTCAAGCTGGAGGTCGCCCACACCCAGTACCGGGGGCATGCCCGCGACCTGGCCCGGCAGGCGGCCGACGACGGCGCGGTGGACCTCGTGGTGGCCCTGGGCGGCGACGGCACGGTCAACGAGGTGGTGAACGGCCTCCTGGCGCACGGCCCGGGCGAGCGGGTGCCGCGGCTCGCGGTGGTACCCGGCGGCAGCACCAACGTGTTCGCCCGCGCCCTGGGGCTGCCCAACCACCCGGTGGAGGCCACCGGTGTGCTGCTGGACGCCCTGGACCAGCGCCGGGAGCGCCCGGTCGGACTGGGCAAGGCGATGACCGAGGGCCTGCCGGACCGCTGGTTCACCTTCACCGCGGGGCTGGGCTTCGACGCCGGCGTGGTGGGCCGGGTGGAGGAGCAGCGCAGGGCGGGGCGCAAGTCGACCCACGCGCTCTACGTCGGGCAGGCACTACGGCACTACGTCACCGAGCGTGAACATCGCCGGGCGGGCCAGGTGACCCTTGAGATTCCGGGCCGGGCACCGACCCCGGGCCTGGTGCTGACGATAGTCAGCAACACCTCGCCGTGGACCTTTCTCGGGAACCGTCCGGTGTATCCCTCCCCGCTCGCTTCCTTCGACACGGACTTGGACGTTTTCGGCATCACCCGGATGACGGCGTTCGGTACCGCTCGAACGGTCCGTCAGATCCTGCGGTCACACACGCCTTCGAAGGACGACGCGCAGGCGGCGGGGCCGCTGGGCAAGCACGCCGTCTCCTATCACGACGTCCGGCACTTCACCTTGGTTTCACAGGAACCGGCCCCGTTTCAGGTCGACGGGGACCACCTTGGAGACAGGAGTCGCGTCAGTTTCACAGGCGTTCGGCGGGCACTGCGTGTGATTGTGTGA
- a CDS encoding SIS domain-containing protein, protein MSDPQTLSAVPGRIMAAEMAEQPAVLQRILDEGAPKIREIAAEIASRNPRFVLLTARGTSDNAALYAKYLIEILLGKPAGLTSMSTTTAYGAKPDLTDVLVVTVSQSGGSPDLVASTKAAREAGAITLAVTNNAASPLAEVSEFHIDVLAGPEKALPATKTYTAELLALYLLVEGLRGGDGAAAKALPALAAGILARQAEVKALAERYRFAQRLVITSRGYGYPTAREAALKLMETTYIPASPFSGADLLHGPLAMVDNVSPVIAIVPEGKGGEALQPVLDRLRGRGADLVVIGQQNQVDAASAGFALPAGVPEEVQTILEILPLQLLAYEVTIARGQDPDAPRALAKVTETH, encoded by the coding sequence ATGTCCGACCCGCAGACCCTCTCAGCCGTCCCCGGCCGGATCATGGCGGCGGAGATGGCCGAGCAGCCGGCCGTCCTGCAACGCATCCTCGACGAGGGCGCCCCCAAGATCCGCGAGATCGCCGCCGAGATCGCGTCCCGCAACCCGCGCTTCGTCCTGCTGACCGCCCGCGGCACGTCCGACAACGCCGCGCTGTACGCGAAGTACCTGATCGAGATCCTGCTGGGCAAGCCCGCCGGCCTCACCTCGATGTCCACCACCACCGCCTACGGCGCCAAGCCGGACCTCACGGACGTCCTGGTCGTCACCGTCAGCCAGTCCGGCGGTTCGCCCGACCTGGTCGCCTCCACCAAGGCGGCCCGTGAGGCCGGCGCCATCACGCTGGCCGTGACCAACAACGCGGCGTCCCCGCTCGCCGAGGTCTCCGAGTTCCACATCGACGTGCTGGCCGGGCCGGAGAAGGCGCTGCCGGCCACCAAGACCTACACCGCCGAACTGCTCGCGCTGTACCTGCTGGTCGAGGGCCTGCGCGGCGGGGACGGCGCGGCCGCCAAGGCGCTGCCAGCTCTGGCCGCCGGCATCCTGGCCAGGCAGGCCGAGGTCAAGGCGCTGGCCGAGCGCTACCGGTTCGCCCAGCGCCTGGTCATCACCTCGCGGGGCTACGGTTACCCGACGGCCCGCGAGGCGGCCCTCAAGCTGATGGAGACCACCTACATCCCGGCCTCGCCGTTCTCCGGCGCGGACCTTCTGCACGGCCCGCTGGCGATGGTGGACAACGTCTCCCCGGTCATCGCGATCGTGCCGGAGGGCAAGGGCGGGGAGGCCCTGCAGCCGGTCCTGGACCGGCTGCGCGGCCGCGGCGCGGACCTGGTGGTGATCGGCCAGCAGAACCAGGTCGACGCCGCCTCCGCGGGCTTCGCGCTGCCCGCCGGCGTCCCCGAGGAGGTCCAGACGATCCTGGAGATCCTGCCGCTGCAGCTGCTGGCCTACGAGGTCACCATCGCCCGGGGCCAGGACCCGGACGCCCCGCGCGCCCTGGCGAAGGTCACCGAGACCCACTGA